The genomic stretch CGGTCATTGGGGCGGTGTTATCGGGCTCTATTCAATATGCCCCGTTCTTGTGCTGTGACATGTTTTCGACGTGTTCTCGTTGATAATGGGAACCTGGACTTGTACTGTCGCTTCTTAAAGCATCTAGCTATACATACCTCAACAAACAAACGGGAGTATTATTGTGAAATCATTCCAATGCCGAGTGTTCCTGCTCTTACGCATGTACCTAGGTACCTTGGTACTTTTGATCTATTCGCAAACCCGGTCTGCGGATCGACGCGCGCACTCCATACCATGCGAGCATCAGGACCAGACCAGGAATTGGGGACAAGCGAGCAGAGCACAAGCACACTCAAACCAGCCGTGATTGATTGCTGTGTAGTATTCTGCAACGTCCATCGGTCCGTGTCATTGTTCGTGCGAAGATACTTGTAACGAAGAGGGGTCATAAATATGTGATGAAAGTTCCACCTCAACTATTCCAAGTAGATACTCCGAAGAAGATCCCATCTTGTGCCACGGCATGGTGCCTGTGAGTACTGCCTGATGGTCCTATGGTTGCTATCGATTCGAGTGTACCCACGATATGAGATTGTGCAATGACTTCAGTCGTAATCTGTGCTGCCCGCGAGTTTCCAACCTACCGTCAAGCAGCTAGGAGCATTGATAGTTTGGCAGACGCCTTACGTCGTTGCGTCAGGCGCCCCTTAGGTACAGACTGACTAAAAGCGCCACAGTTATACTGAACGAGGCGAAGCATAACAAAGCCTGTTGGTGGAGAGATGTTTATATTCTTAGTGATACTGTTGCACTAAAAGACTGCGCAATTGGTGCCGGCATTGAGTGCCGGCCAAGGGCGGCACAGATGTGCGTGCATCCAGGGCCCAATGGTCACGTTGTCGCCCCGTTTCAGAAGCTTTGCCTTTTTGGGCCACTGTGCATCGGTGTCTCAGGGTTGGTTGGCCAGACGCCAACGCGAGAAGAAAACGTTTGCATTGTCGCGCAATATCCTGTGTGTGTTGGTGCACATATACGTACATGAGGTAAATCGACCTACGCTAAATAAAGGAATTCTTGCGGAGTCGTAGTCGCAGATAAAGTTCTGTTCGGGTTAGTCAATGCGGGCGCAGCCCGGCATTCGTCTTCGAAACGAACGTGACATGGAACTGTTTAGTCCTGATAATTCTAGCCCAGCGTCGCATATACATGAATCATAGGTATTGACAAATGGGATAGTTTGGCGAGTGGAAGTGGCCGGGTTTCGATTATCATCAAATTGTAGTCCAGCTCTGATGGCCTGACAAGCCCGACAATCCGAAGTGGTCTCTGAAATGCAGTGTTCGAGGTTGATGTCCTTTGAAACCGCACTGTAGCCCTGACTGGCCGCCTCCGAGTGGAAGAAAGCAAAACGAAAATGCTCTTTCATCATTCGTTCATTGCAGTGTCTTTATGACCCTTGTCATCCGCACGCATGAGATAAGATATGATGCCCCACAGTCCTCTCATAGCTTCGACACGGTCGTCGACGTTGAATAAGTCAAACCATCTCGTTCTCGATAGCTTCGGGGAGCACCAGTCAGGGTCTGATGGGCTATGTTCAGGGAGTTTTCCTTCGGTGATGTAGTCCAGATAGGCCGGATGTATGCAGAGTTTTAACAGGCTAATGTGGTGGTTCAATGACGAGACCATGAAGACCTGCAGTGACGGATCAGCGCATCTACGTTTTTTAAAACTGTTGTACGGAGCCTTACGTTGTCCCACGCAACACTTCTATCTTTCCCGACAGCTTCGTATGTAACCTTTGGGTCCCAAAGTGGGTTGCCCGGCCGAAGCGTCTTCCAGACTTCAGATGGTGTTGGCCTGCGACGAGCTTTAGATCCGTCTCGGTTTCTCTCAACAGGCTTCTCTTCTAATTTGGATGCTACTTCCTTTGCTAGCTCCGTGGCCCCAGTAGCTTCACCGACTTCCCCACCGGGGCCTCCACCCCAACGCTCTTTTGCTGTCCACCATTTGCCTTCGCCACCTCTTCGTTCTGTCTTTCCTTCTCTAGCTCTTTCTTGTGCCAGTAACAACAGCCCACCCAGTTCTCGCACAGCATCAAGCGTAGACTGGGCGTCTAGCCTTCCCGTTGCCCCAAAGTTGACGTCTGCTCTGCACTGTACACCCAGTACTGGGCCTTCCATGCAGCCCTGTCTTGCTTTCGTCCGGTCCTGAGGCTGTCGCCAGGCCACAGAGCTCATACGTACAGGAAACCGAACCCGCTCGATAGTAAGGACGGGAGGTCGGCGATGTGGTGACAATGTTACACCAAACGCCCACGCAATGGGCTCCACGAAAGCCCGCACGCAGTCGATACGATACTGGTCGGGCATTTCAGCACCATTGCCGATCCGGTATCCACGGTAAGAGCCGTTTGAAAGATCAAGTGGCTTACCCTGAGACTCCATGTTTGCAGCCCAGGGGGTCTTGGGTGGTGCAGCCCTAGCCGGAATCACCCGACTCTGGACAGTCGGCAGCTTGTCTGCATTTGGTGATGTATTACTGGGGCCATTAATGTTTTGGGCCTGAACTGAGGTTTCTTCTTTGGCAGTCTCTGCGGTTTTGGCCTTTTTGCGGGGCTCGTCACCGGTATCTCGTTCAGCTTCCTGGCCCTGGTCTTGGGTGGGATCAGGCAAGGACCTTGAAGATGTTTCCTCACATTCATTGGCAGCCTCTGGGACGGGTGGAAGATATTCATCTAAAGAAGTGTCCCAATAATACGCCAAGTTATCCAGGCCTTCCCAGAATTTTCGAAAGTGTGCCAGCCGGAGCGGCGTTTGGCCTGTATTGCTTTTACGTGTAAGTGAGGTAAATGCATCGGTATTCGTAAACAGCAATTCTCTTGCGCGAGCATGGAATTCTCTTTGATCGGGTAACTTTCTCCCATTGCATAGAAGCGTAGCCATGGACTCTGGAGGACCGGGCACAGTTTCAGGGGACTCTAACCAAGACGTTGGGGGCAGAAACGCATCTTTGCCGTGTGGCAACGACGATAACAAGGTTTCGATATCGCATTCGGGCTGAAACGTGACATTGAGTAATGCCAATGTGTCTTTATCGACATCAGATGGCTTTCTCAAGCGTAGAAAGTGCCGAGAGATGCTGACACCTGGCTGGGTCCATGAATCTGGCGGTTTGGAGTTTGACGGCTCGGGCGGCTGGAGAACGGGAAACTTGATTGGCGTGGGTTTCGACGGCGGCGTCCTTTGTTTCTGCGTATCATGTTGCCCCGCAAGTAGGTTTCCTATGGCCGGATAGCCCTATATCAGCGACTATATTGCACGTGCACACATGTCTCAGACGAAACACGTGTGGAATGTCCACGAACAGGCCAGAGGAAAACTCGACGAACCCCCGTTCTGCACAGGAGTTCACGGCGTAGTATAAGCCGTTGGGAGGGAACAGCATTGAAACATAATGCATATATGGTCGGGGTGTTCTCGCAATGCGGAAGGCGATAGAAGGTGACTTGAAACGCGCAATCATGACCTCGGCATACGACATGGCGGGGCTCACGATGGAAGAGGGAGATGGAGAGCGAGCGAAGAGGACACTTACCGCTGAAACTAAACATGACTGCTTGCTTGTGCTACAGGCGTTGCAAGGACCCGGGCAAGGTGTGCGAATCGACGATGCAGAGTCGAGGAGGTCGAGCGAGATAGGTTGCGGATAGCCAGACTGGACGTGCGCACCCAGCGTAGCAGCGTCTCCACACGGCGCCAGCTCCTCTCTGCCATGACCGTCGACGAGCGCGCGGTAGCGCTGCGCTGCATAAGGGTCGACTCCAACTGACAATCGAATTGAAACCTTTGACAGCTGCTATGCTGAAGATAGACTCAGCGTAGGCTGTTCGGCAGACTCAGCCTCTCCATGCGCTAGCCCCCTGACAACTGTCAGGTGCAGCTAGCTTCACTCGAATCCATCAACTGAATCGCATCAGGGCTGGGGATGTGCTTCACTGATACCTGTACAGATATGTGAGGCCCAAAGCGCTCGAAAGCGCTCCGTGTTCGAGACGTCGGAGCTGCATCACGTGCCTCAGTCCTGCCTCGCACCTTGGCTGCTAAGCCTCTAGAAGCCTCATCCCTCACGGCACCGCCCGACAGTCATCACTCGCACTAATGTAAACATCGCGATGATTACCACAATGGCCAATAACCTGGCCTGTCCGTTACCACGCTTCTCGGATGAGACGGccctgccgctgctgcccTAGACTGCGAGGCCTACTACGCTTCATGTGTGTTGCTCGAAGCGCAACATGAAGCCGCCCACGTTTCAGAGGAATACAAGCGCACCACACGCTGCCAACGGTTGACCACCTCCCGGTCGGTCTTCGAACATCTGCTAACATTTCTCTTCGATATTCTTTCATTCAGCATCGCGTTATCGCTGTGTTCAGTTTCCCAGTTTAATATGCTCAAAGCGCTCACGGCGCTTGGTGTCTCTTCTCTTCGTGTCTTTTTTCGAGCCTTTGACGGCCTTTCTCTCCATAAGCCGTTGCTTGTATGGCCTCCCCGCCAGATTCCATCACGACCGTAAGCGGGAGACGATGTACTCGTTCCCGCGCTCGAACTGCGGTCATATCCACATCAACAACTATATCCACTTCGACTACACAAGAGCCAGCGGCCGTGAATCCTACCGAAGCCACTTCATCTGCGTCTGCTGAgcaaccaccaccacaacaacaacaacaaaccACGACTGCGGCAGCATCCTCCTCTCCACCGCCGCCGTCTCCCCCACCTCCTCTCCCACCAGCCGAATCTTCAACAACCACGCAACCGGCGGCAGTAGTAGCACCACCAGCACAGCCATCTAGCGCTGTACCTGCACCGCCTCCACCATCACCATTACCGTCGACAACAGATGTAGTGGCAACTTCGGTGACAGGTACGATAATTTCGGTTCCTACACCCCTATCGCGGATAACACCGCTTGCTTTTGCTTCCCCCAGCCCAGCAGCGGCTTCTCTAAGCCCAGAAGCGCCGTCCCCCGTTCCAGTAGTAGCAGTGTCTccagcagcagcggtggAAGCAGCAGTGTCTTCAGTGCCAGCAGTAGTGTCTCCAGTTCCAGCAGCAGCGTCTCTGGACCGAGCAGCAACGTCTCCAGACGCAGCAGCGACGTCTTCCGACCCAGTAGTTGCTGCTCTAGTTGCTGCGCCGGCGTCTTCAAGCCCTATAACGACGTCTCTGCAACGGATACCAGAAGCCAAAGTGACGGCTGCTGCTGTGCCATCGGTGGAGACTTCGCAGCCCCCACCTATCCCCACTATTGTAGCACCAGCAGCAGTAGCAATCAGCTCTGACATAATACCAGTAGCGGACCCCACTTCACTCCTGGCGAGCTTGAGTCCGCCAGCTCTCTTTACACCACCGGCAGTATCCAATGCTCCGTCATCAGTACAATCGAATGCTGCACTCCCTGCCGTAACTGGACCAATACCACAAACATCGATTACAAACTCGCCTGCCCTGGCAGACCCAGACCAGTCATCCTCCTCCCGGTTTAGATCAAACCCCAAacccacacccacacccTCAGGGGGCGTAGCTGGAGGTTTAATTGCACCTGATCAGGGATCCAGTTACGACGGCCCCCTGACGTTAAGTGGCGGTGCAAATGCAGGAGGAATCATTGGGGGTGTTTTCGGTGGCTTAGCTGTTTTGGCTTTGATTAGTACCCTACTGTTCTTTTGTTTGCGGAAACGAAAGCCGAAGCCAGTAAGATGGAATGAAAAGAGGCAAGAGGGCCCAAAGCTTGTGACAAAGCTGAAGGCGATACCCACTGGAGTGACATCGATTTTTGCGAGGATGAAGGGAAACCAGGCTGGACCGATGAGCAATCCCTATCAACGACATCAGGTACACAACAGTGTTGGCTCGTTATACTCCAGAGAATCCAATGGTCGCGCGCGATCGATCAGCGAACCACAAGGCTTTTTCAACCGTGCAGGGTCGGAGAGAAATGAGGAAAATGGCCAACGCAAGAAGCCAAGCAGTCTCTCAGGTTTCCGATTCCCTGGAATTCAGGAGGACACGGGTTCACCCAATCCATTCGCCGATCCGAATCCAAACACGCTTTTGGTACTCAACCCAGACCCGCGCAGTGCGCCTGTTACACCACGCGTTCCTCC from Pyrenophora tritici-repentis strain M4 chromosome 1, whole genome shotgun sequence encodes the following:
- a CDS encoding Atrophin-1 domain containing protein, translating into MASPPDSITTVSGRRCTRSRARTAVISTSTTISTSTTQEPAAVNPTEATSSASAEQPPPQQQQQTTTAAASSSPPPPSPPPPLPPAESSTTTQPAAVVAPPAQPSSAVPAPPPPSPLPSTTDVVATSVTGTIISVPTPLSRITPLAFASPSPAAASLSPEAPSPVPVVAVSPAAAVEAAVSSVPAVVSPVPAAASLDRAATSPDAAATSSDPVVAALVAAPASSSPITTSLQRIPEAKVTAAAVPSVETSQPPPIPTIVAPAAVAISSDIIPVADPTSLLASLSPPALFTPPAVSNAPSSVQSNAALPAVTGPIPQTSITNSPALADPDQSSSSRFRSNPKPTPTPSGGVAGGLIAPDQGSSYDGPLTLSGGANAGGIIGGVFGGLAVLALISTLLFFCLRKRKPKPVRWNEKRQEGPKLVTKLKAIPTGVTSIFARMKGNQAGPMSNPYQRHQVHNSVGSLYSRESNGRARSISEPQGFFNRAGSERNEENGQRKKPSSLSGFRFPGIQEDTGSPNPFADPNPNTLLVLNPDPRSAPVTPRVPPPTVEPEARDPFASILDPPGAQPAWVGVSNHSHQRTMSSFSTLSSNAAQSLYGTYDPFRELSKVPPLPTQAVLSRHTRNRSSMAVPGFDAMSTFASRDSDMYFGEPGPSRRGTNMYTPVTGTYRTVRQSDPFDLDRPEVLRFGSLGNRKDSFGNLSRQPSRRERVSSIGNWPNGGTTAEVANTYGLFPREGTRQPSSWVPPPMPPAPLQPNGGKF